Sequence from the Flavobacterium sp. J372 genome:
ATGCGGGCAACTTCACCAACTTCTTCCGTAAGCTGGGCCATGTTGGTAAGTTCGTTAAAATAGCGCACACCGTGCTCATTTATCCAGCTGTCTACCTCAAGCTGGGCATTTTGTATGTTCATTACTCTTTATTTTTAGTATCGATAATTATTGTTACGGGTCCGTCATTTAATAAGGCCATTTTCATATCGGCGCCAAACTCACCGGTTTGTATTGGCTTGCCTAAGTCTTTCTCAATTCTCTTTATAAAAACCTCATAAATTGGAACTGCCACCTTCGGCCCGGCGGCTTTTATGTATGATGGTCGGTTGCCTTTTTTGGTTTGGGCGTGAAGTGTGAACTGGCTTACAACAATAATATCACCATCAACATCCTGCACAGATAAATTCATGACG
This genomic interval carries:
- the dtd gene encoding D-aminoacyl-tRNA deacylase, translated to MRAVIQRVTEASVTINGKVKSKIGKGLLILLGIEEADTQEDIEWLSAKIVKLRIFSDDAGVMNLSVQDVDGDIIVVSQFTLHAQTKKGNRPSYIKAAGPKVAVPIYEVFIKRIEKDLGKPIQTGEFGADMKMALLNDGPVTIIIDTKNKE